The DNA segment AGAAACTCTACGAGGAATTGGTTACTGAAAACGAGGCGCCGCGCACAGTACTAGACGGCAACACATATGTGGTCCTGCCCGACACGATTGACATAATGCCTGACGATCTGCGCGCCAAGTACACCGCGTATGAGAAGCTTCCGCTGCTCAGCACATCTCTACGCTCAGACGAAGAACTGCTATCGGAGACAGAGGTCGCTTCTATGCTTCGCTCCGCGGGACTGATCGGATAAGCACGTCAATACACCTTACTAACTCGCCAACGTCAAATGTTAAAATCATCTTCACCGTCTTTGTCAGGGCATTTTACGCGCCTCGGGAAAGCGTATAACGAAGTAGGAAACCGCACTTGGTTGCTTCAGGACTTCATCGGTTCGGATCTCGATATTTCCAGAAACCTCTTTACACCGGAAAGCTTGGCCACTCGCCGGCCTCGCCCAAAGGAGTTGGAGGTTTTCGCTCTGCTTTCTGGGCTACCCTTTTGCGTTGAATTTACTGACAAGCTGGTCGAGGCGCAACGACAGATATCTGCGGTGCTCGGCGAATGCTTGCACTACTGGGTTGCGCCGGAGAACCTTGGGGTGGAGTACTGCGTATTCAAATGGCCGACAGACGCATGGAAAGAGGAATGGCTCGGCGTAATCCACGAAGTGCTCGCCTCGATTCCGCAGCCATCGTTTCGATTTACCATCGGTGGCGTGCAGATCAATCCCGATGGTTGCGTGGTCGCGAAGGGCTTTGATGAGGATGCTGTTTTCTCCCAGATTCGGGAGCAACTTAAGGTCGAGATTCCCTTCCTCCCCGCAAAGCAATCGGGATGGGCGCACGTGCCCTTGGGGCGAATCTTGGAGCCGCTCGGTGTCGAGCGATTCGCGAAGCTCGCTCATCTGGTGAGCACGATGTCGAATCTGCCGATAGCCACGACAAAAATCAATTCGATGAAGCTTATTCACGAGACGCGGTGGTATATGGAAGAAAAGACCATACATGCTGAGTATCCGCTCGCCAGTGCTTCAGGCGGGTCCGGGTCATGATCGCGCACCCCCGAGTCGTCGCAGTCATCCAGGCACGGATGGGGTCCACTCGACTGCCCGGAAAGACCATGATGGATCTGGCAGGCACTCCGCTGCTGGTTCGGCTTCTTCGACAGTTGGCTGGCGCGTTTTCGCTTGACGAAGTCGTCATCGCGACGAGTATCGACCCGACAGACGACGTGATCGCGCAGTTTGCCGTGGGGCGGGGTGTCCGTGTGATTCGCGGTTCCGAACAGGATGTGCTCAGCCGATACGTCTTGGCTGCGGACGCGGCCGATGCCGATGTCGTTGTCCGCCTCACGGCCGATTGTCCGCTTCACTCGCCGGATACAGTTGACGAGGTAGTGCAGGCTTTTCTCGGGGCTCGTGTCGACTATGCCTGCAACACGAACCCGTATACAAGGCCTGATGGTCAGGACGTTGAGGTGTTTTCGCGCGATCTTTTGAATCGCGCTTCGGCGGCAGCCGAGAGCGGTCCAGATCGCGAACATGTTACACCGTGGATGCGCCGGAATGCCGACGTTGTTAGATTTGATGTGCTGCATCGCCCGCCGCACCAACCATCGCTGCGCTGGTCCGTCGATCATCCCGACGATCTGCAGTTCGCGCGTTCTGTTTGGTCCTGCCTCGATCGGCGTGGTCCAGGCCCTTTCAACTTCGAGGAAATCATGTCTGCTGTCATCGAAAGTGGTGCGACTCAGGGTAAAGCGATTATCAATGAAGGTTTTTATCTTTCGCTGATCAAGGCGGCTTCGGCTGAAGCTGCTCCACCGCTCGTGCTGGACAAGAGCTTTTCTTGGCTTGAGCGGAGCGAGCGGGTGATTCCTGGCGGCGCCCAAACCTATTCGAAAAGCTGGCGCCATCACATCCGTGGGGTAACGCCAATCTTTTTGGATGAGGGAAAGGGCGCGATAGTCAGGGACGTGGACGGAAACCACTATGTGGACCTGATCCAGGGCTTGCTTCCCAATATCCTTGGCTATGCGCATGACGAGGTCAATCGCGCGGCGCATGATCGCGCCTGTAAAGGTCACAGTTTCTCGCTCGCTCACCCGATCGAAGTGGAACTTGCTGAGAGACTTTGCCGACTCATTCCGTGCGCCGAAATGGTTCGGTTCGGTAAGAATGGCTCGGATGCGACGGCTGGAGCTGTGCGCGTTGCGCGCGCATACACGGGGCGTGAGCATGTTGCCGTTTGCGGCTATCACGGCTGGCAGGACTGGTTTATAGGCACCACTTCGCGCTCGGCGGGGGTGCCGAAGGCAGTTCGAGAGCTGGCGCATCCATTTCCCTACAACGATCCGGATGCGCTGGACGCTTTGCTGGCCAGTAAGCCGGATCAGTTTGCGGCAGTGATCATGGAACCGGTCAACTTCAACTGGCCAACGCCAGGCTATCTTGAGAAGGTGAAGGAGATCGTCCATCGCCATGGAGCCTTGCTGATCTTCGACGAGATATGCTCGGGTTTCCACTTTGGATTGGGAGGGGCTCAGCAACTCTTCGGTGTCATGCCGGACCTTGCGACCTTTGGCAAAGCCATGGGCAATGGTTGGGCTATCAGTTGCATCGTTGGCCGACGTGACGTCATGCACGTTTTCGAGGATGCCTTCGTAAGTTTTACCTTCGCGGGTGATGTCTCTGCGATGGCGGCGGCTATGAAGGTGCTGGACATCCTCGAATTCGGTGAGGCCTATGCCCGCATGACCGCAGCGGGCACTAAATTGTTCGATGGTGCACGGGTCATGGCGGCGGCCACGGGGCTCCGGGACTCATTTCAGCTTAAGGGACATCCGCATTGGGCACTTTTCTCGTTCGTCGACGAGAACGGCGTCGATGATCCGGCGACCAGGGCGCTTTGGGTGCAAGAGGTTACTCGTCGAGGCGTATTGATCCTCACCACCTTCAATATTTCAGCAGCTCTCGATGAATCATCAGTAACGACAGTGCTCTCTGCTTTTGCGCATGCCTTTAAGCGAGTTGCGCAGGCTCGATCTCTCGGTGCCCATCCTGAGTCTTGGCTTGACGGACCTATTCCCATCCCGGCGTTCCGAGCGCGTGGATAGCGATACATACCCTGCCAGTGATCGGGCGCTGCTAGAGCCGCCATCGCTATGGGGGTACTGTGATAATGATGGCATCACCTTGATGAAGATTTAACCGCCTGCTTGCTCCCTGAAAGTACACCCAGTGAAAACACTCGGAGAACTGCCTACAGCACTCGAAAAAATGGCGTGAGTGAGAACAAACCTCAACAATTGGCTGACGACAACATGAAATTTAAAGTCTTTACCGTAGGTTGGGAGCCGTATTTCATAGATTCCCTTCTCGCTCCCATAGAAAAGCATACTGGGTTTGATTTCATCCATGGTCTAGTCGGAGATGCATCGCGAATTTCTTACGCTCAAAAACAATTTCCGCAACTGAAGTTCGTCGCATTATCGAAGACCAAGGAGGATCCGCTGCCTGCTCCCGACCATGAGTTGCTGGCGAGTCTGGAGGGTGTTGGCATACCTACAGTTAAAAGTATGGTACAGGGCGATCCTTATATTAGACACCGCTCGGAGCGTGAATCGCTTGGCTATGCAACGTTACTTGCTCGCTCAATACAGAAAAACATTAAAAAACTGCAACCTAACGTTGTGCTCGCATCATTCGATTGTATTCACTCGGGTATCAGTTTGGCTGTCGCAAAGTCTTTGGGTATCCCTTGGGTGGCAATGGCATTTCCGGTTATTCCAGACAATCTGACCGGTTTTTGTTTCGGTTTAACTCCAAATATGATCGTGCCTATTTTGCGGCCAGTGGATGATGGGTTGAAGAGGGATGCTAAAGCCATCATTCAAAATGTGAGGTGCGGTGGGCAGCGTGTGATAGCATACCGGGCTCCTGTTTCTTTCAAGAATTGGGTGCAGCAATATATACTGCATGGATCAAACTTTATTAATCGGGTTTTAAAAAGAAACGTTCATGGAGTAGATCGATTTACGGCCCCGACATTATGGGAACGGACAAGAGATATTGTTCGACGATCTATTAATAGTTTTTTCTTGCCGTCAGGCAGTATGTTGAGTGTGCCTCCATCAGGACGTTATGTTTACTTCCCGTTTCATATGTCACCAGAATCAATGGTTGATACTTGGGCGCCTTTCTACCAGGATCAGATTTCTTTTATCACTCAATTATCGCTTTCCATGCCCGCCGATGTTGAATTGGTTGTCAAGTTACACTTTAGTGATCCAGCCAACTATAGCCGTTCGCAATTGCAACGGTTAATGCATCGTCATCACGTACGTGTCGCTAGTCCCTTTGTCCCCAGCCTGCCATTCCTTGAGCGGGCTTCCCTTGTAGTTGGAATTACGGGTACATCTAACCTCGAGGCTGCCTTGCGTGGTAAGCCGGTTTTGATTTTCGGTGATTCGCCCTACCAACATTTTCCACGAACTGAGCGTGCAAAGCGTCCCGATGAGCTGTATGAACAGATTCGGCGTATGCTCGCACTGCCACATCCAACCGAGGAAGAGATTGTTGATGCCTATGCTGCCTATATGGCGCGTTACATGTCGGGTCGAATCAATGATTGGGGCCGACCAATCAAGCCGGAGGAGCTAGGCCAGTTCGTTAATTGTTTCCATGCTCTTCGTTCTTATGTCGAGGATCCCGTCAATCGCGCGAGCTACCGTCATTTGTGAGTGGGCAGGTTGGATTAAAAATATAAAATACTTGGCGGAGTCAATATGAATATCATGCTGCTACTCAATAAACTGGTTAATGGCTTTTTGAATGTGTTTGGTTATGAAATGAGAAAGAAACATGCAGAATTTTATCTGCACGAATATTCTTCATATGAAGAATACAGATACGTGCAGGAATTCCACAACAAGAGAAAGCTTTATGACGTTTGGGCCGACGAGACGACGCTCGATATTGTGATTGAGAAAGTTAAGAATGAATTTCCAGGAAACAAATCATTGTTTGCTATTTGTCACGGCACCAGAAATGGGTTCGAGCAAAACTACATTGCAGATAAACTTGAAGTCGAAATCATCGGTACAGATATTTCTGAAACAGCAAGTCAGTTTTCAAGATCGATGCAATGGGATTTCCATGATAGCAATGATAAATGGATAGATAAGTGTAATTTTGTATACACTAACTCGCTTGATCAAAGTTGGAAACCGCAGGTGGCGTTATCGACTTGGCTTGATCAGTTACAAAAGGGAGGCTTGCTCTTCATAGAGCATACTGAGGCGCACGGCCCTCAAGGTGCAGGCCAAATGGACCCTTTTGGAGCCAATCCTTACTATTTGCCTTATCTATTGTGTGACTGGTTTAAACATCGTATAGCGATAGAAATTATCAAATCTACCAAATCAAATAACGCCAATAAGGTTTGGCTGTTTGTCGTTAAAAAAAATTAGCCTTGCGCCAAGGATGAGCTAGTGTGTTCTGCTGCCGTCCCTGTGCCTGAGTAGCCTCAAGGACTCTTCTCTGATGCCAAGCGCCATCCAGATATCGTCGGTCAAAATCAGCGTTCCCGAACGTCTTCTGGTTGCGTTCATTTTGTTCTACGGCGCATTAGTCTTCTGCCTTCCGGTGCCGTTTTCGGAGGAGGTCGCTCAACAGTATCCTTGGTGGGCGAAGAGAATAGGCATTGGCAATGTTTTGCTCAACGAGATTTTCTTTATTTTGTGGGTTGCTATATATGGTTGGCGTTTCGTGCAACGGGCGCTGCTAAATGTCGGTGTCCCTACAAGGCAGGCAGCTGTCTGCTTAATCGTCCTTGCACTTTGGTGTGGCCTGATTTCACTGGACGCGCCTTTGCCACTACAGGATATTGGCCGGACCTTCAGGCTCTTGCTCTTGGCAGTAATGCTGATAGCGGTGGTTCGATGGACACGGCAAATGGGCGATTTCCCCTTGTTCATGCTGATTCTGGGGGTTTTCGCAGGAACGGTCATCAATTTGGTGGAGTCATTCCAAAACCCTTTTATCGTGAATGGAATCCTGTTGTTGCACGGGCAAAACACACCTGGAGTCTGGATGGCCATAGCCATTCATCTTGCGGCGTGGCTTTTCTTCCGTTCTACAAATTGGATGGTCCAGCTCTTTTCGATCGCAACAGCGTTAGTGTGTGCATTCGGGGCTGGCCTCAGCTATTCGCGTATTGGGTGGGTGTCTGGTGCCTTGGGCCTCGCCGCATGGGGTTACATCTTTTTTTTAGCAAGGCAACGCGGTTATTTTGCAAGGGGTTGTGTGAGGCGTATCCGCATCTCATGGTTACCCCTTCTTCTGGTTTTCTCGTTAATAGGTTTGTGTTCCCCCGGTGTGCGGGAGAACCTGCAATCGATCCAAAGCCTAATTCAGCGGAAGGATTGGGTGGTTAGTGACAGCAACATGCAAAGAGCAAGTTATTTTATTGGTACGGTCGAGATTATTGCCAAGCACCCCTTCGGTGTTGGGTACTCAGGGTTTTATGATGCCATGACGGCGACCGATGTTTACAGGAGCGATAAAGCCGCACAGGAGGCATCACCAGCAGAAGCCAATCCACATGCTACCTTTCTCTGGTACACCACTACGGGTGGCGTTATCGGGGGCATGCTGGCTGTAATCTTGTTTTTATTGTTATTGCGAAGTATGCGCATTGGGCTTATCCGTTCATTTGAACGGTCCGGGCGGATATTATTCTATCTCATTGTCGGTCCGATGTTTTTGATTGGCATGACAGTGCCTTACCTTTATAATAGCACAATCTTTATTGTACCGGTCGCTATCGCTGCCGGCTGGGGTTGGTCGCGGCCATTGGAGCAGGCCACATTCGTAAATTAAATTGGCGACTATCCATATGCGAAAAAAACTCTACGATCCCCTCCACCATCGATTGCTGTATCTTGACTGTGAGGCCAATGAGCAGTTCTGGGATCAGAAATGGGAAACATCGGCGAAGGCCACTTTTTCCAGCCCACCTCGCCACGGTTTGACCGTCCGCATTACGCGCCGTTATCTGCCGACCGGATCACGTGTGCTGGAGAGTGACTGTGGCCTTGGCGATGTGGTCTATGCGCTTCACAATGCCGGGTATGAGGTCGCCGGTATCGATTATGCGCCGAAGGTCGTGCGGGCAATTAACGAAAATTGGCCCCATCTGAATGTGACCGTAGGCGATGTGCGTCATCTCCCTTGTGAGGATGGTTTCTGCGATGGCTACTGGTCTTTTGGCGTGATAGAACACTTCTCCGAGGGTTACGACGCTATTGCGTGCGAAATGCGGCGCGTGTTGCGCACGGGTGGTTATCTCTTTCTAAGCTTTCCCTCGTTCAATCCATTCCGTCAGTCACGCGCTGCGGCAGGAAAATATCCGCAATTATCGGGAGATATTGGGACGATGACCGATTTTTATCAGTTTGCGCTTAACCCATCCGATGTGCAGGCAAAGTTTGAGTCTCTTGGATTCGCACTGGTAGAGCATCGAGGTTCAAGTTCGTTGATGGGGCTTATCGAAGATTGGCCTAATATTGCGGCTGCTCAGCATTTTCTTGACCATTTCCCTTCACGGGTAGGGACTGGCATCAGTATGGTCATGGATCTGATAATCGGCCGGTATGTTGGGCACTCTTCCTTGTTAATTCTTCGAAAAAAATGATTCGTTGGCCGTTTTTTTAGTCCACCGATAGCAGGATATTTCATGGATTTCGTCGTCAGCCAAGGTGGTGGTAGGAGTGTGGCCATTGGCTCATGAGTCGTACGTTAATATTAACGAGGCACGGAATAGCTTGTTGCAACGTGTCGAGGGATTTTATAATCGTAAATATCGTCATTCACACACACTTGAGAGATATTGCGCTTGATGTGTTTGAGGATATAGCAGCATGAATATCCCTGCCGTTTTTTAGGTACTATTCAAAGGCATTATGATAAGCTCGTTTGCATTACTCGATAGTTCTATTGTTACCTCGAAGAGGTAGTCGTGGACGTACCGCAATCCTGAATGATATTTAATAACCAAAGTGCCTGTTACCGTAAGGTTACAGGGGATAATTTATCCATAAAGCGGATATGTAATCTCCTGAATCTCCAGGTTTTCTATCGATCGGAAAGTTGTCAAAAATGAATAATGGTAGATTTGGAGTTTTTTTCGACCCCACAAAAACAACGTCAGGTCAGCGATTCTATCGGGATCTTTGCGCGGCATTGAAGACTAGGTCAATTCCGCTCGATGAAAAGCCTAGCGCAATTCTATTTAATATCTCAGCGCCAGTTAGCGAAATCGTGAAAGCGAAGATAAGGGGGCAAAAAGTAGTCCTTCGAGTCGATGGCCTTTGGTGGGACAGAATCTCGCCTGCATTTTTGGAGAATTTCTGGTGGCCCACACGGATGTTACTGACATTCTTTGCGCGCTTCAAAATGACGCAAAATATAACCTCTGATATTGCCAACCTTCTTGATGACAACTATACAGGGTTTTTCCGCATTCTATTGGCAGACCATATTGTTTATCAATCTGTTTTCTCTAAACAGGTGCATCAAAGGTATTTCCCAAATAAAAATCATAGTGTAATCGGAAATGCTTCGAGGTCGCGTCAGGACATCATTTCTAGTGACTATCATGAAACAGATCTTTTGAAGTTGTGTGTGATTTATAGCGAAGCTCCAGCAAAGGGAATTTATCAGATTCTAAAGTTTGTTAAATGGTTGAGTGAGGTAAAACATCTTCCTGTAAGGCTTTACGTTGTAGGGTTTAATGGTAAGGTGCCAAAATACGCACCAGATGATATGCAGTCCTTAATCATGAATTCTGGACTCGTGGATATTTATCCGCCTTTTGATGATTTTGATCCAAAGGTGACTAAAATTCTTTCTGAAGCGCATTGTTGTTTGTGTTTTTCTTTCCGAGATCCGTGTCCGAACGCGGTTGTTGAAAGCATGGCTCATCATTTACCGGTCGTAGGTATAGCAAGCGGGGGCGTTCCGGAGATAGTCCATGATGCAGGCGAATTGATCGATTGGGATGATTGGAAAGACGGACATTTCGCTGCCCACCGCTACGAATTTCAAGAAAAAGACATTGATTTCGAACAGATGTTTTCAGCCTTAAATAAAGTATTAAACAATCTAAATCTGTATCGGATGAAGGTTCGGCAGCGACTTCTTGATGATTTAGATGTTGATGTCTGCGCTGAAAGGTACGCGCAAGTTCTCGAAAAACTTGCGCAAGAATAAAACGAATTTACAAATAATTGAGGATCATGATGAACAGAAGGTTTAATCACTTAACTCCGCAGTATATCAGAGATCGCCTGTTTGTCTGGTGCTACGAAGTAATAAATCCGGAGCAACCTTGGCTCACTTCGCGCTCGATCTGGTTGCTTAATGAGTTGATAAAAAGAGATGATATTGGAGTTGAATTTGGTTCCGGCCGATCAACATTGTGGCTTGCAAAGCGCATGAGACATCTCACGTCAGTCGAAAGTGATAGCGTCTGGTATGAGAAAGTAAGGAGCCTTATTCACTCAGCAGGTCTTTCATCGGTAGTAGATTATCGTAAGTATGATAACGAGTCTGAGTATGCACGTCAAGCTACGCTATTTACCGATAATTCAATTGATTTTTGTTTGATTGATGGCGTAGCTAGAGATCAATGTGCGCTCACAATGTTATCAAAAATAAAATCTGGCGGAATAATTGTTGTTGATAATATAAATTGGTATTTGCCGAATGATCACACCCGTTCACCAGATTCTAAGCGTTCTCGAGATGGTGCTGCATCCGATATTTGGGCTGCTTTTGCAAAGGAAGTATCTGTGTGGCGTCATATATGGACAAGCAATGGGGTGTTTGATACGTGCATTTGGTTCAAGCCCTAATTGCTTCTTGAATATCACTGACGGCCTCCTTGGATAATCACAGGTTATTTGTAACTTCATCTGTTATCTTGAAACTCTGCCACGCGGACCTGGTAGAGAAGATGTAGCTGTTGCTCGGCAACCCCAGTGATTCGGAAAACATATTGCTGAGAAGGTAACTCGGTGGATATGGTTCGATGGCTTTGGTGTAGCGACCCGGGCGCGGAGTTTTTTCCCCGCCTGGGATGAACTAACAAACATGTAATCAACAAAGGGAATCAAATGCAACGTGTTTTAGTCACCGGTGGTGCAGGTTTTTTGGGTTCGCATCTCTGCGACCGCCTAATCGCGGATGGCCATGATGTGTTGTGCGTTGATAATTTTTTCACCGGCACGAAGCCAAATGTCACTCATTTGCTTTGCCATTCGAATTTCGAGATGATACGTCACGATGTTACTTTCCCACTCTATGTGGAAGTGGATCAAATTTACAACCTTGCGTGTCCCGCTAGCCCCATTCATTACCAGCACGACCCGGTACAGACGACCAAGACCACTGTTCATGGGGCAATTAATATGCTGGGGTTGGCCAAGCGAGTGAAGGCGCGAATTCTGCAAGCTTCTACAAGCGAAGTTTATGGGGATCCTGAAATACATCCACAACCAGAACACTATTGGGGGAGGGTTAATCCGATCGGCCCCCGCTCCTGTTACGACGAGGGCAAGCGCTGCGCTGAGACGCTGTTTTTTGACTACCATCGCCAGCACCAGTTGGACATCAAGGTTGTGCGTATTTTTAACACCTATGGACCGCGTATGCACCCCAATGACGGGCGGGTAGTAAGTAATTTTATCGTGCAGGCGATTCGCGGTGAAGACATCACCATTTATGGCGACGGTCAGCAGACTCGTTCTTTCTGCTACGTGGACGATATGATAGAGGGTTTTGTGCGCGTGATGCACAGCGAACCCGGTTTTACTGGCCCGGTGAATCTGGGTAATCCGGGTGAATTTACCATGCTGGAGCTGGCCGATAAGGTGCTGGAGTTGGTGGGCTCGAGATCTAAATTGGTGTTTATGCCTCTGCCCACCGATGATCCCAAACAGCGTCAGCCTGATATTTCGTTGGCCGGAGAGAAACTCGATTGGCACCCCACCGTCTCACTGGAAGACGGGCTCAAAGAAACTATCAAGTATTTTCAGCAGTTACTGTCGGCCCGATGAAAATCCTTTATCTTTATGCCGAGGTCACGGGCTACACCATGGCCACGATCCGTGCGCTGGTGGAGCGCGGTGCCGAGGTGCATGTGGTACACTGGGATCACAAAAAACTCACCCCCTATCAGGCCCCGCCGTGCTCTAATGTGCATATGTACAAGCGATCGGAGATGAGCATTGAAGCTATTCAGTGCTTGGCGGAAGAATTGTCCCCCGCGATTACGGTGATATCTGGTTGGGAGGATAAGGTCTATATGGCGGTAGCCCGTCGGCTGCGATCGCAAGGCCGAATAGTCGTGACTGGTTTTGATGATCAGTGGCACGGGACTTTGCG comes from the Desulfobulbaceae bacterium genome and includes:
- a CDS encoding aminotransferase class III-fold pyridoxal phosphate-dependent enzyme, which produces MIAHPRVVAVIQARMGSTRLPGKTMMDLAGTPLLVRLLRQLAGAFSLDEVVIATSIDPTDDVIAQFAVGRGVRVIRGSEQDVLSRYVLAADAADADVVVRLTADCPLHSPDTVDEVVQAFLGARVDYACNTNPYTRPDGQDVEVFSRDLLNRASAAAESGPDREHVTPWMRRNADVVRFDVLHRPPHQPSLRWSVDHPDDLQFARSVWSCLDRRGPGPFNFEEIMSAVIESGATQGKAIINEGFYLSLIKAASAEAAPPLVLDKSFSWLERSERVIPGGAQTYSKSWRHHIRGVTPIFLDEGKGAIVRDVDGNHYVDLIQGLLPNILGYAHDEVNRAAHDRACKGHSFSLAHPIEVELAERLCRLIPCAEMVRFGKNGSDATAGAVRVARAYTGREHVAVCGYHGWQDWFIGTTSRSAGVPKAVRELAHPFPYNDPDALDALLASKPDQFAAVIMEPVNFNWPTPGYLEKVKEIVHRHGALLIFDEICSGFHFGLGGAQQLFGVMPDLATFGKAMGNGWAISCIVGRRDVMHVFEDAFVSFTFAGDVSAMAAAMKVLDILEFGEAYARMTAAGTKLFDGARVMAAATGLRDSFQLKGHPHWALFSFVDENGVDDPATRALWVQEVTRRGVLILTTFNISAALDESSVTTVLSAFAHAFKRVAQARSLGAHPESWLDGPIPIPAFRARG
- a CDS encoding glycosyltransferase, which translates into the protein MNNGRFGVFFDPTKTTSGQRFYRDLCAALKTRSIPLDEKPSAILFNISAPVSEIVKAKIRGQKVVLRVDGLWWDRISPAFLENFWWPTRMLLTFFARFKMTQNITSDIANLLDDNYTGFFRILLADHIVYQSVFSKQVHQRYFPNKNHSVIGNASRSRQDIISSDYHETDLLKLCVIYSEAPAKGIYQILKFVKWLSEVKHLPVRLYVVGFNGKVPKYAPDDMQSLIMNSGLVDIYPPFDDFDPKVTKILSEAHCCLCFSFRDPCPNAVVESMAHHLPVVGIASGGVPEIVHDAGELIDWDDWKDGHFAAHRYEFQEKDIDFEQMFSALNKVLNNLNLYRMKVRQRLLDDLDVDVCAERYAQVLEKLAQE
- a CDS encoding class I SAM-dependent methyltransferase — its product is MRKKLYDPLHHRLLYLDCEANEQFWDQKWETSAKATFSSPPRHGLTVRITRRYLPTGSRVLESDCGLGDVVYALHNAGYEVAGIDYAPKVVRAINENWPHLNVTVGDVRHLPCEDGFCDGYWSFGVIEHFSEGYDAIACEMRRVLRTGGYLFLSFPSFNPFRQSRAAAGKYPQLSGDIGTMTDFYQFALNPSDVQAKFESLGFALVEHRGSSSLMGLIEDWPNIAAAQHFLDHFPSRVGTGISMVMDLIIGRYVGHSSLLILRKK
- a CDS encoding O-antigen ligase family protein encodes the protein MPSAIQISSVKISVPERLLVAFILFYGALVFCLPVPFSEEVAQQYPWWAKRIGIGNVLLNEIFFILWVAIYGWRFVQRALLNVGVPTRQAAVCLIVLALWCGLISLDAPLPLQDIGRTFRLLLLAVMLIAVVRWTRQMGDFPLFMLILGVFAGTVINLVESFQNPFIVNGILLLHGQNTPGVWMAIAIHLAAWLFFRSTNWMVQLFSIATALVCAFGAGLSYSRIGWVSGALGLAAWGYIFFLARQRGYFARGCVRRIRISWLPLLLVFSLIGLCSPGVRENLQSIQSLIQRKDWVVSDSNMQRASYFIGTVEIIAKHPFGVGYSGFYDAMTATDVYRSDKAAQEASPAEANPHATFLWYTTTGGVIGGMLAVILFLLLLRSMRIGLIRSFERSGRILFYLIVGPMFLIGMTVPYLYNSTIFIVPVAIAAGWGWSRPLEQATFVN
- a CDS encoding SDR family oxidoreductase, whose amino-acid sequence is MQRVLVTGGAGFLGSHLCDRLIADGHDVLCVDNFFTGTKPNVTHLLCHSNFEMIRHDVTFPLYVEVDQIYNLACPASPIHYQHDPVQTTKTTVHGAINMLGLAKRVKARILQASTSEVYGDPEIHPQPEHYWGRVNPIGPRSCYDEGKRCAETLFFDYHRQHQLDIKVVRIFNTYGPRMHPNDGRVVSNFIVQAIRGEDITIYGDGQQTRSFCYVDDMIEGFVRVMHSEPGFTGPVNLGNPGEFTMLELADKVLELVGSRSKLVFMPLPTDDPKQRQPDISLAGEKLDWHPTVSLEDGLKETIKYFQQLLSAR
- a CDS encoding class I SAM-dependent methyltransferase; translation: MMNRRFNHLTPQYIRDRLFVWCYEVINPEQPWLTSRSIWLLNELIKRDDIGVEFGSGRSTLWLAKRMRHLTSVESDSVWYEKVRSLIHSAGLSSVVDYRKYDNESEYARQATLFTDNSIDFCLIDGVARDQCALTMLSKIKSGGIIVVDNINWYLPNDHTRSPDSKRSRDGAASDIWAAFAKEVSVWRHIWTSNGVFDTCIWFKP